One Tamlana carrageenivorans genomic region harbors:
- the guaB gene encoding IMP dehydrogenase encodes MTAHQNKILGEGLTYDDVLLVPAFSEVLPREVNIQTKFTRNITINVPIISAAMDTVTESKMAIAMAQEGGIGVLHKNMTIEAQAMKVRKVKRAESGMIIDPVTLPLIATVLDAKQYMSEYGIGGIPIVDTDGTLKGIVTNRDLRFEHDNKRPITEVMTSENLVTAGVGTSLQDAEQILQKHKIEKLLIVDDQYKLSGLITFRDITKLSQKPNANKDQYGRLRVAAAIGVTGDAVDRAEALVNAGVDAVVIDTAHGHTKGVVGVLKEIKGKFPELDVIVGNIATGAAAKYLVEAGADAVKVGIGPGSICTTRVVAGVGFPQFSAVLEVAAAIKGTGVPVIADGGIRYTGDIPKAIAAGADTVMLGSLLAGTKESPGETIIYEGRKFKSYRGMGSVEAMKEGSKDRYFQDVEDDIKKLVPEGIVGRVPYKGDLFESIHQFIGGLRAGMGYCGAKDIETLKETGQFVKITSSGINESHPHDVTITKESPNYSR; translated from the coding sequence ATGACTGCACATCAAAACAAAATACTAGGAGAAGGTCTAACTTATGACGATGTTCTTTTAGTTCCAGCTTTTTCCGAAGTGCTTCCTAGAGAAGTTAATATTCAAACAAAATTTACCAGAAACATTACTATTAATGTACCGATTATATCTGCGGCTATGGATACGGTTACAGAGAGTAAAATGGCTATTGCCATGGCGCAAGAAGGTGGTATTGGTGTTTTACATAAAAACATGACTATCGAGGCTCAAGCCATGAAAGTACGCAAGGTAAAACGTGCTGAAAGCGGTATGATTATAGACCCTGTAACGTTACCACTTATTGCTACTGTTTTAGATGCGAAGCAATACATGTCGGAATACGGTATTGGAGGTATTCCTATTGTAGATACCGATGGTACTTTAAAAGGTATCGTTACGAATCGTGATTTACGTTTCGAACATGACAATAAAAGACCAATTACCGAAGTGATGACCAGCGAAAACTTGGTTACTGCTGGTGTTGGAACGTCATTACAGGATGCCGAGCAAATTCTTCAGAAGCATAAAATTGAAAAGTTATTAATTGTTGATGATCAATATAAATTATCGGGATTAATCACTTTTAGAGATATTACAAAATTAAGTCAGAAACCCAATGCAAATAAAGATCAGTATGGTCGTTTACGTGTCGCTGCAGCTATTGGCGTTACTGGTGATGCTGTAGATCGCGCAGAAGCTTTAGTAAATGCTGGTGTAGATGCTGTTGTGATTGATACGGCTCATGGTCATACAAAAGGTGTGGTTGGTGTTTTAAAAGAAATTAAAGGGAAATTTCCAGAACTAGATGTTATTGTTGGTAATATAGCTACCGGAGCAGCAGCTAAATATTTAGTTGAAGCTGGCGCAGATGCTGTTAAAGTTGGTATTGGTCCAGGTTCTATATGTACGACACGTGTGGTTGCAGGAGTTGGTTTTCCGCAGTTTTCTGCTGTATTAGAGGTTGCTGCAGCTATTAAAGGCACTGGGGTTCCTGTAATTGCTGATGGTGGTATTCGTTATACAGGTGATATTCCTAAAGCCATTGCGGCAGGAGCCGATACCGTAATGTTAGGATCGCTTTTAGCAGGAACTAAAGAGTCGCCAGGAGAAACCATTATTTATGAAGGACGTAAGTTCAAATCGTATAGAGGTATGGGGTCTGTTGAAGCCATGAAAGAAGGAAGTAAAGATCGCTATTTCCAAGATGTTGAAGACGATATTAAAAAATTGGTGCCAGAGGGTATTGTAGGGCGCGTGCCTTATAAAGGTGATTTGTTTGAAAGCATTCATCAGTTTATAGGTGGCCTACGTGCAGGTATGGGCTATTGTGGGGCCAAAGACATTGAGACTTTAAAAGAAACAGGACAGTTTGTAAAAATTACTTCTAGTGGTATAAATGAAAGTCACCCGCATGATGTTACCATTACTAAAGAATCTCCTAATTATTCAAGATAA
- a CDS encoding Insecticidal toxin complex protein → MRQLLFVGIISICTHVQAKEWASLRALEKETGSRELKASDWLKSDRKQNTVVWQSANAYNLNHNQPSEYKTIMERRDFYAWYNTIMKKRGNDVIWPKMAHFISVKLRLIYAFPFCLFTNKAVKNFAFQGSETVFMYAFEPLKALLENHTTLNAEAALKWDDAMVYKEQYHWLENVYQSIDQESLMAIEHMAKGQGFYKFLVPKDIRFKSDITVTKNRYYYARYVLRDYCKKHYQ, encoded by the coding sequence ATGCGACAGCTTCTTTTTGTAGGTATCATTTCTATTTGTACGCATGTACAGGCTAAAGAGTGGGCGTCTTTAAGAGCTCTGGAAAAAGAAACAGGTAGTCGCGAACTTAAGGCGTCCGACTGGTTAAAATCCGATCGAAAACAAAACACGGTCGTGTGGCAAAGTGCCAATGCTTATAATTTAAACCACAATCAGCCTTCGGAATATAAAACCATAATGGAACGTCGCGATTTTTATGCTTGGTATAATACCATAATGAAAAAGAGAGGCAATGATGTAATTTGGCCGAAAATGGCTCATTTTATTTCTGTTAAATTGCGTTTAATTTATGCTTTCCCCTTTTGTTTATTTACCAATAAGGCTGTTAAAAACTTTGCTTTCCAAGGGAGTGAAACTGTTTTTATGTATGCGTTTGAACCTTTAAAAGCCTTGTTAGAAAATCATACCACTTTAAATGCAGAAGCGGCTTTAAAATGGGATGATGCCATGGTGTACAAAGAACAATACCATTGGTTGGAAAATGTGTATCAAAGCATTGACCAAGAAAGTCTTATGGCTATTGAGCATATGGCTAAAGGCCAAGGCTTTTATAAATTTTTAGTGCCCAAAGATATCCGATTTAAAAGCGATATCACCGTAACCAAAAATAGATACTATTATGCGCGCTATGTGCTTCGCGATTATTGTAAAAAGCATTATCAATAA